The Helianthus annuus cultivar XRQ/B chromosome 15, HanXRQr2.0-SUNRISE, whole genome shotgun sequence genomic sequence ctaaaaatatacatacttaatattgaTTTTAACTTGAAGAAATCCTTATTTCATAGCTTATAATCTTGTACAAAAATtaggaaaccttggtaaatatttttagggaaatttttggggaataagtttcaccaaaacatatatttttctaagtgtcaaaattttataaaaattttgacatagtttcccctaaaatggaggtttcccatgttttcaaaacatgtgtttattttcttttcatcacCAAAAACAATTTCCCACAATTTTCACAAGTAACATACACTAATTTTATCATGTAAAACCTGATGatgaacttgatttttgttaaaaatgtgtagtcttttagatctaTACTTTACATACAAGGATCTTTCAAAAACAAGTGTTCTTGTTAATTTTTAACAAACTTTTTATGAAACTTTAACTTACTAACTAAACCATCCATGAGTTTTAGGGTttcaaaatcttgaaaaacatgttttaaaaccATTCTTATGCTCATTTAAAAGATCTTTATGTTTAAAATCATGTTTTATCAAGGATCTTCCAAGATCCATGCTTAACATACTTGAATCTTTCATAAACAAGCATCTTGATGAATCTTTTACAAACTTTTCATGGAGTTTAGTTTCAAAAGTTAGTTTTACATAAACTTAGTTACTTCAAAAACACAAGATCTTGCTTTAAAGATCATCTTTCAAGTTTACATAAAGGTTTCAcaagttcatcttcaagtttaaccatggatctttcaatatccatgcttaaacttgttagatctaagcttctaacaagctttaacatgatagatctaaacataaacacaagattcaacatcaacaacttcatCACAAACATCAAATATCACTAAATTACTTGTTTTCCTTAAGCTTATGTTAGATTTTTACATCTTCATCTTTTAAAGTTTAGTTTCTTAGATGGTATAACTTGTACATAACACTAATATGAAGAAAAATAGTGTTTAGAAGGCTTACTACTAGAtctaatggctagggaagtggcacaagaaggaagatgatgaagaatgatgaaaatgagaggttaaaagctccacaatgtggtccttcaacttctagCACTTGATACCTTCCTTGATGATCTTCTTACACCTCAATACAAGCTTGGAATTGTTGTATGATGCTTGGAAATGAAGGTGTATGTGTGGGAGAGTGAGGCCGAGAGCAAGGGAGAAAGGAGAGAGGAAGATGAGTTTGAAATGTGATAATGATTCTTGTTCTTCTCATTTTAGAGTCTTATACACCAACTTCCCAACACATGTTTAACCATtagttaacatgtttaatatctAGCTAGCACATGTAATATTTGAATCTAAAGAAATGTGGGGCCCATGGGGCTGGTTATACATGGAGGGGGTATTATGTAAATTTGTGGAACTTGAAGGTTAGAGGTGTAAGTTGGAAGGTTTATGTaagtttaagtgtgtttaggtgttttatgatttttaaggtgttttatCATCAATACTAGCTTTATATCATAAAAACAATTCTTCTAGTCTAGTTTTGATGTTTTGGGTTGTGTCCGGTTATTCGTtcggttaccggttcgttaaaatGCTAAATTACGCAGTTTTACTAGGTATGAAgcaccttttgtgacagttttaattcccgacactttactAGTTATTTTGGACACTAAAACAGCAATTCTGCAAAGTATTTtagtgtttaaatgctgaattattGCTGAATTATGCTGAGTTTCGGGTGTCTTGTAGTGCTCATTTTAGCTTCCGGGAAGTGTATACGTTAACCCTTGTATccacacttgggttttaatgtgTTTTTGATGTTGGACCTATTTCTAGGCCCTAAATCTACTGTATGACTGCTTTCTGCGGAAGTGCTGACACAGCGTGTCTTACaggtgagtttactagtctttctgacgcaacgcttaaTGTAATGCATAATGCAATATTTGAAGTAtgaaacatgcatgaattcatatGTAAAGCAAGTAAACACATAATGTTGacgtttaagcacataattgcaaaataatgaataattaataaaatagtacggaaattaccggttttgtgccagttgtcacaaagCGCCTCTTGAACGAGATCGGTTAGGTGTTCATGAACATTTACTGCGAGATTATTCTGGGGAAAATCTGTTGTACGATGATGCACAGTTTCGGCGTCGGTTTCGTATGAGCCGTCGTCTTTTCTTAAGAAAGTGCTAGTTGCAAAATTGGTTTCTCTGGAATACAAAAGTGTACTGCCACAATTCGGCAACTTACATACGGCACAGCGAGTAATGCGTGAGACGAATATTTAAGGATGTCGGTCATAAGTTGTCATGACTGCGATGAAAATTTCTGTgaaggtattattattattattattattattattattattattattattattattattattattattattattattattattattattattattattattattattattgggtTCATTTATAGTTTATTAATACTATTATATTAGGTGTTAATTTTCTTTACGGGAGGCGATATATGAGGATGCCGACCGCTACCGACGTTCCACTTTTATACGAGGCCCATCAGCGGATACTCGGATTTCCTGTGATGTTGGGTAGTCTTGATTGCACGCACTGGGAGTGGGCGGCTTGTCCAACTGCTTTAAAGGGCAACACCATCGTGGTAAGCATGAGGGTCATACCCTAATACTACAAGCGGTCGCGTCTcaagatttatggatttggcatgcaTACTTTGGCATGGCCGGTGCCAATAATGACATCTTTGTTTTACAATCTTCGGGTCTTTTCGACGATGTCATAGATGGTGTTGCACCAAATACTTCATTCTATGCAAACGATGTGGAGTATAAGTATGTGTATTATCTTGTCGACTGTATTTATCTGGAGTGGGCGACGTTGGTGAAAACTCTTTCATGTCCAGATGACGAGAAAATATTGTATTATAAGAAGAAACAAGAGTCAGAAAGAAAAGATGTCGAGCGGGCTTTCGGTGTATTAAAAAAGAGATGGTCTATCATTGCCCAACCGTCTAGGATACTTGAAAAGAGTAAAAGGAGAAACGTCATATATACGTGCATCATCTTGCATAACATGATATTAGAGAAATCGGGGAGAGCGTTTTGTGCAGAGAGTTATAATGAAGGTAACCAACCGACGAACTCACTACTCACATACGCTCAAAAAGAAGTTATCCAGGCGAGTATACGTGACAGGGACACACATCTTAAACTTTGAGTTGATCTGACCGAGCACCTATGGTTGGATCGTGAACAAGGAGGAGGAGACGAATGAAGATGTGTATTTTTAGTTTAACCTTTTAAGCATTGTATTTTTTAGTgacattgtattttttttatttaaattgtgAATTTTATATTTTCTCATGTTATTTAAATTCAAATTAATATATCAAAATTaaataattttaaatttaaattaatatatcaaaattaaataatgtttaaatttaaataaaaaataataattaggtaatgatgatgTGGGCTTTATACcattacatttttttattttttcgaaCAGCATTCACTATATATTAATATAAGAAAACAGCAAGAAGCTGATACAGAACAAACTACAAAAACGAAACTACACAATCATGGAGATGTCAAACTCTACCCAATTTTTCCAGTTTAACAATACACTCCGCACCCTATTCTTGACCCACAAAAAAATATCTTCTTTGATCCTCTCCACAATTCTTCTTTAAACCATTACATGCAAGTTAAAGGGTGGAAGTTTAAAGCCCCCTATATGACAGGGCGCATACGTGGCGTTGATTTGACGTGATAAAGTCCCTAGAAGCTTTATACAGCATCCACCATCCTTAAGTATATATTATTGTAAAGAGTGTAATACGTCTTGTACACATACAAATTTCCCGCCACACTTAAATTGTAAACGTATTTTATTTCTCTTTcgtaaattttaaaatataatgttttataaaattctgAAATATACTATTAAGCTTATTTTTATCCATATTTTGATAGAAAAAACTTCGAAACCAAGCCGgccaaatatattatatttttttaaataccgTTTGGCTTTTATTTTACAAATtttgatatataatattttataaaattctgaACATACTGTTACGACGTTTATTATTTTTGTCTACGTTTTGATATAAACGATATTAAAAACAGATTCGTATCAACACTCACAAGGTTCACCAAATATGCATTTAACACATGGCTTA encodes the following:
- the LOC110914009 gene encoding uncharacterized protein LOC110914009, giving the protein MAGANNDIFVLQSSGLFDDVIDGVAPNTSFYANDVEYKYVYYLVDCIYLEWATLVKTLSCPDDEKILYYKKKQESERKDVERAFGVLKKRWSIIAQPSRILEKSKRRNVIYTCIILHNMILEKSGRAFCAESYNEGNQPTNSLLTYAQKEVIQASIRDRDTHLKL